The region TGCAGTTGCTCACGCATCAATTGGGCGGAAAGGTTTCGCGTTCGGAACATCGTGAGTATGGTTTGAATTATGTAACATGGACTTCAGTCATAGGTAGTATTCCGCATCGTCAAAAAGTATGGATGAGTCATGGTGATGTCGTGGAAAAGCCGCCGGAAGGTTTTCAAGTCATTGGCATGTCGGATGGAAATCATCCTGCGGCGATGCAGGGGCCTGGCGTGTTGGCAGTGCAGTTTCATCCGGAAGTGGCGCACACGGATCACGGCACAGATCTTTTGAGATATTTTGCGCAAGAGATGTGTCACGCTCCAGCGGATTGGGATGCGCCCCATATCAAGGATATGCTAATTGAAAACGTGCGCCAACAGGTCGGTCCTTCGGATCATGTTCTGGTGGGGCTGAGTGGCGGGGTGGATTCAACTGTGGTGGCCACACTTCTAACGAAGGCGTTAGGGGCTGAACGTGTTCACTGTGTTTTTGTCGACAACGGTCTTTTGCGTAAGAATGAATTTACTACGGTTTTGGAAAATTATCACCGGATCGGTTTGAATGTGAAGGGTGTTGATGCTTCGGAAGAATTCCTGTCGGCTCTGCAGGGAAAATCTGATCCAGAGGAAAAACGCAAAACCATTGGTCGAGTGTTCATCGAAGTCTTCGATAAAAGTTATGACACCAATTTCCCGATCAAATGGCTGGCGCAAGGAACGTTGTACCCCGATGTGATTGAAAGTGTTTCTTCCGTCGGTGGCAGTGTGACGATCAAGTCCCATCATAACGTCGGCGGATTGCCGGAAAAAATGAATCTGGGGTTGGTCGAACCGGTCAGGGAATTGTTTAAAGATGAAGTGCGTGCATTGGGTGCGCAATTGGGTTTGCCCCATGAAATGTTGTGGCGCCATCCATTCCCGGGACCGGGTTTGGCCATCCGTGTGCTGGGTGAGGTGACCAAAGAAAAACTGCAGATTCTTAAAGAGGCGGATGATGTTTTTATTTCAGAACTTCGTCGGCGCGGCCTATATGAAAAGATCTGGCAGGCCTTCTGTGTTCTGTTGCCGGTAAAAACGGTCGGTGTGCA is a window of Bdellovibrio sp. ArHS DNA encoding:
- the guaA gene encoding glutamine-hydrolyzing GMP synthase yields the protein MRGFVILDFGSQFTQLIARRLRELGFYSEIHSYKFPVEEIRKRNPYGIILSGGPNSVYESGAPQRDVHELRNISPLMGVCYGMQLLTHQLGGKVSRSEHREYGLNYVTWTSVIGSIPHRQKVWMSHGDVVEKPPEGFQVIGMSDGNHPAAMQGPGVLAVQFHPEVAHTDHGTDLLRYFAQEMCHAPADWDAPHIKDMLIENVRQQVGPSDHVLVGLSGGVDSTVVATLLTKALGAERVHCVFVDNGLLRKNEFTTVLENYHRIGLNVKGVDASEEFLSALQGKSDPEEKRKTIGRVFIEVFDKSYDTNFPIKWLAQGTLYPDVIESVSSVGGSVTIKSHHNVGGLPEKMNLGLVEPVRELFKDEVRALGAQLGLPHEMLWRHPFPGPGLAIRVLGEVTKEKLQILKEADDVFISELRRRGLYEKIWQAFCVLLPVKTVGVQGDSRTYDHVLSLRAVTSSDGMTADWYPFEFQFLREVSNMITNKVKGVNRVVYDITSKPPGTIEWE